The following is a genomic window from Strix uralensis isolate ZFMK-TIS-50842 chromosome 3, bStrUra1, whole genome shotgun sequence.
GCTCAAGTCAGAGTAGCCGGAGAGTGGGTGAAGTGCCCAGGGAGCcaggtgtgtatgtgtgtgtgcgtttGTGTGTGTACGAGCTATTGTGGCATCCTGAATGGGGGTATGTGCATGCATGGTCTGTACCAGCACCTGGAGTGGGGCTACAGCACTGGGGGCTCATATGTCCAGGTGCAAACAGCTGGGATTcagtgtctgagcccagctgctggagggatccagcttgtacatatgtatatatatattcttacTAGTGGACCTCCATCCTGATTAGCCAGAGAGGTGAGCACTGTGAGGTCACTGGTGCTGTTTGTGTTGGTGTGAGCACTGAGTGCATCTGTCTGTGTTGATCTGTGTGGCTGGCAATGCTACACAGTGTTGCACGTGTGTATGCATGTCCCTGGGAATACATGCTTAGCCTCACTACAGGATGGACGTGGGGCATAGACCTGTGTGGCCTCACCTCTACCAGGCTACTGGATTCAGCTCCCCTAACACAGTCCTCCTAGTAGCCGGCTCCACAGTCATGTGGCTTCTGTGTCAGAGATGCCCTGAGCCAGGGCCACCCAGCCCCATGGAAGAGAGCCCATCAGCCCCTGGGGAACATGGGTTACTTCACCGTCTCTTACCTGTAAATTACTCCTGAGGATCTCCTCTCCCTTTGCTCCCTGACAGATCCTTTGAATCTTTCTGGGCTAGACTAAATGAAGAGTTTTGGTATGTCCCTTATGAGTCAGAGAAATGCATTCCAGTACGAGCTTAGCACAGATACTTTCTTTCTGCTGCCCAAACACCTCACTGTTTTGTATGTCTGCACTGGTTTATGATCTGTTTTATGTCATATCTGTGTCCTTCAAATCTACAGCAGATTTTTCTAGGAACTGAGTTCAGGGAAGGACAGCCACCTCCTGTAGACAGGAAACAGGAACGTTGTTTGATTTTGCACCGATTCTCTTAAATGCACTGATCCTAATATTCCTTTGAAAACAATGCTTCTCATCATTTCAGGGACTGGATTGCAGATGGCTGGGTCCAAAGGAGATTCATGTTCTAAACACAGCAGCCAGGTAGAAAAGAGCACAAAGCAACTGAAATTGAAAACTACAGGGAAAAAAGTGAATGAGCTTGGAAAGTGTGTGCCTTAATATAAAAGCATGTATGAATGTATTAATAAATGTTAACTTGAACATATCTGGTAAGATCAAGATGGTATTATGAAACTAGTATTAGGATAGTGCTACACCTAAGGTATATGAATGGAAGGAAACTTCTAATTTAATTTCCACTTCTCTGAATTctggaaatgtatttattatttttgcccCTTTCTACCCTAAACATGTTCCTGAAATCTAACGTAACCTCATTAATTCCTAatttttccagatgcttttttttccctattattcTGGTTTTTGCCTTGGTTCCATACAAGGAAAGAAGTGCCAAAAAGGGGTTATTTTACATAATCATCCCCTGTTCCTGTCTTTCCTATTTTTCGAGGACCATTCAGGATAAAAGACAGGACATATAATTACTCAGTGAAAGCCCTGCAGCCATGACCTTTGTCTGTTTTGTAGTCTTCAAAGTACTATTTGGATAAAGACAATAAAAACTCTTGTTCCTTTACAAGGATGACTGCAAGGAGTTTGATCTCTGAGAAGAAcagcaaagattttctttcttcagctcttgAAAATGACTCAGTAAGAGATTTTGATCGCTATATTGTAAATTTGATATCCTGTGGATCTCCTCTTCACCTCACCTGCTGAGTTGCCTGTTATATTACATCTTTCAAGCTTAATACATGATTGATTAAAAAGCTTCgtcttctgcttgcttttctatATCATCATTCTGGGCTTAAATGTTTCATGCTCATTATTATTATCAGCCTGACTCATTGCTGTAGGAGACTTCACTTAAACTGTGTCTGTGTTTTGGTTTAGGTACCAATTGTTGGAATGTGTAAAAAACCCTCTTAATATGGACCACACACCTTTCTGACCTGATGTAGACAGGTTTTTTAAGGATATATCTAAAATATGTGTGGTTCCCCTAAAGACAAAAAGGTTCCCAACACATGAAAATAAGTTAACTTCTACTTTATTGAAATAAACGCACACCTGTAATTTTCCTACATGTCTCTGGGCATGGCTGTTCTCTCTGACACTTTCTGCTCACGTGTCTGCTGGGGTCCTGAAACCTAGGAGTAGtgactctgggtttttttccttacaccCAGGTCAAGGCTTGGAGATTCTGGGTGACTTTCTTGCCCTCTTTCTTTGCTATAGGCTCTTTTTTGTGGAAAAACCTGCTCTTCAATCTCTGCTACATTTCAATTTGAATGGGATTTCACCATTTGAATACAGAATTGCCCTCAGCCATGCTGCTCAGCCTTATATGCTGCTGCAAATCACAAAGCTTGTTCTCCAATGTTACTACTAGTTGGCTTTTTCACTTTAGTTCCTGAAAGAATAGCTTTAGGCTGACTTGGATTTTTCAGGTAAAAGTGCTTACTTCTGACAATATCCAGCCCTTTCTGACCAAGAGAGCATGGGAGCAGCAACTGTGAATCAGAAAGCCATGGGAGTGCTCTGCTAATGGCAGGAAGACTGGCTTTTACAGGCAGGGACAGAGGAAGGTGGAAATCCAAATGTATTAACTGTCATCCCTACTCTACATGGCCCTGCTGGAGACTGAAGGCCAGGCCAGCTTCTTCAAATGCTGTGGCAGTGAATATAAGTGTTCAGAGAATTAATTGAAATGCCTTTTGTCCCATGAAGCCTTGGCACATTAgtcaaagcattttctttttcttatgtatGCAGAAGAGGTAGAACTTTGTAGGCTACTGCATGAAGGTTCATTGCAAGGGATTTCCCCTCTTAATTTCTGTATTCTGCACCTGTGTTTTATTAATTGGAAGAGTGAGAAATGCCTCTAGAAAAAATGAGGAATACTAGGAAAACAGTGCAGCTATGGGGTGAAAACAGCTGCTCACACAGCTGCAGCTACCCTCAAACAGTCATGTGTCTCACAGCACTTGCAGTCAGCAACACTATCATGCACATATCCCTTACCATGAAAGGTGGAAAGCATGAGGTTTGCAATGTGTGATCAACTTCAAACCTCAGTGCTCAGCAGAGATTTGTTTCGACAGCATCACTTGACAATGTTTGAACCTAATGCAACAAATAGGTAAGAGGAAGGCATGCTGCTTCTGTAATGGAAGACTAAAACAGCAGGGGTTTAAGCACCTTTGGATTTTACCTGCAGAGTCATGAAGAGGTTCCCATGACAAAGTAATGCCAAGAGGCAGGGTCCTCTGAGCCCCTTCCATGGGAGTACAGACACAGGGTGGACAAAAAGGACAGCCTCTCctactgaaaatttcagatgCTCCATCATGCCAGATGCAGAGCTCAGTGACCAGACACAGCAAGGGTAGAAGAAAGGTAAAAGGGCAACATTCTCAGACCTCTCCAGAGTCAAAACTTTACCACCACATCCCTGAACCctaaaatcttttaaaacctAGGTTCAACCAGGACACACACTGCCAGTCACAAAGCGAAGTTCACATGGGCCACCCTTCCTGTCTAAAACACACTACATGAATCTTGGAAcatgttttacatatttatatttttggcaCTGAGTGGTTTGCCCTACAATTCTACTCTTTCACTGCGAACTGATGCGTGTCCTCACTCTACCTATCTCCCTGCAGGAACAGTTTTCTGAACTAGATAATGCTCAGGTAGCACAGGGCCTTTAACTAGCAGGTACCTCAGCAGGGCTCCAGTTAGCTTCCTCTCCTCTGGCCTCAAGTCTCTCAGCGCAGCTTTCACACGGACCGTCTTCCCAACAGCGAGCATGGTTATCTGAAATGTTTGTTTGTGCAGAAAGTTCAGAGCCTCGGCATAAACTTGGAAGAGTAATTTCTTGATGAATTAGTTTCTCAGCAAAATCCTCACATCACAACAGGGAGCCAGGAGTATTTGCTGCCAGTTGCTGAAGATGAAGGTACACTCCAGCAGTGTGAGGACCAGGAAAGTCCAACTCCTGAACCTTGTGCTTGCCAAGTCACATAACTTTGTAAAAACTGACAGAAGACTCAACTCCCTGTGGAAAtgttgaaaatattaattttacagtctctttttctattttttggaCATACAGGAATCTTAGTGATTTCACTGAGGATCTGGGGTAAACAAAATTCATTCTACAAGACTGGAAAATGACAATAGTTTAAGCATTGTTTGATGCTATCTTCCTTGCTTTTTTCACCCCATatattcaaaaaaaataaaattaaaagggatTATAAGAACTTCAATCaaataaattagtattttagAAAACTCCTCTAATAACATTTGTCTCATAGTTTAAGAGGGTACTTTATAGAAGCATGGTATAGTTGTTCTCATTTTTAGATGTATGCAATTTCGAGGCAAGTCTTCTGCATTTCTTCAAATTACTGACAATGTTCCTTTTCCACTACTTTAATTCATATTTTTGCTcccagggagctttggctgcaactcagggagagaaaaggagagtttacggcctttactagccactcacaatgattacaaagaggctgtgaggctatgcagggcggaaatcagaaggtctaaagcccagctagaaattaatctggcttcaggagtcaaagataacaagaagtgtttctataagtacttcaacagcaaaagaaagaccagggagagcctccatctcctgctagatgcaggaggaaacacggTAACGAGTGAcgaggaaaagactgaggtgcttaatgccttctttgcctcagtctttaataacaagaccagttgtactgagggaatccagccttctcagccagaagacagagactaagagaacgacccccccacaatccaggaggagatagtcagtgacctactgcatcacatagacatacacaagtctatgggaccggatgggatacacccgagggtgctgaaggagctggctggggtgctcaccaagccgctttccatcatttaccagcagtcctggctgaccggggaggtcccaacagattggaaattggccaatgtgacgcccatatataagaagggtaggaaggatgatccgggaaattacaggcccatcagcttgactttggtgcccgggaaggtcatgaagcagctcatcctgagtaccatcatacaacatgtgtgggagaaccagatgatcaggcccagtcagcatgggtttatgaaaggaaggtcctgcttgacaaacctgatctccctCTACGACAGGTCGAcgtgcttattggatgagggaaaagctgtggatgttgtctaccttgactttagtaaggcctttgacaccatttcccacagcattctcctggtgaaactggctgctcgtggcttggatgatcacacgctttgctgggtaaaaaactggctggatggctgggcccaaagagttgtggtgaatggagttaaatctggttggtggaCGGTCACCAGTGGTGGGGCTCAGTtttagggccactcctgtttaacatctttattgatgacctagacgaggggatcgagtgcaccctcagtaaattcgcagacaacaccaagttgggtgggagtgttgatctgctcgagggtagggaggctctgcagagagatctggacaggctggagcgatgggctaaggccaactggatgagcttcaataaggccaaatgccgggtgctgcactttggccacaacaacccccagcagcgctacaggcttggggaggagtggctggagagctgccagtcagagagggacctggcggtgttgattgacagccggctgaacatgagccagcagtgtgcccaggtggccaagaaggccaatggcatcctggcttgtatcagaaatagcgtggccagcagggacagggaagtgatcttacccctgtactcggcactggtgaggccacacctcgattaacatgttcagttttgggcccctcactccaaaaaggacattgaattactcgagtgtgtccagagaagggcaacgaagctggtgaagggtctggagcacatgtcgtacgaggagcggctgagggaactggggttgtttagtctggagaagaggaggctgaggggagacctcatcgccctctacaactacctgaaaggaggttgcagagagctggggatgagtctatttaaccaagtaacaagcgatagcacaagaggtaatggcctcaagttgctctagggaaggtttagactggatattaggaagcatttctttacagaacgggttgttaggcgttggaatgggctgcccagggaggtggtggagtccccatccctggaggtgtttaagagtcaggctgacatagtgctgagggatatggcgtagttgagaacggtcagtgttaggttaacggttggactggatgatcttcaaggtcttttccaacccagatgattctgcgattctacTTTGCAGACTTCTTTCCTGCCCATGACCACATCTTCTTCTTTACAGTTAATGGATTTTCAGAGGCACAGAGGTCAGGTGTTTTCTTTACTATTCAATTAGGTAGATAAATCCTTATTACTTGAATGACTCTCTGAAGAACAACCGGTAGATAAATCATGTACAATTTTCCCAGACTTTATAACAGCCCTCATCTagaatacatacatacatttttaaaggaacattGATTACATTATCCACACCAAGTGCTAAAAtaagttttgtttgattttaatggagtaagaaaaatatttgtaaaaaccACCTGAAAATTTAATCTGAGATTACATGAAAATAGTAAGAATTATACCTAACAGTACCACTTAGGATGAAAGCAAAGCTGCCTGTTAAAAATCTGACCACCAATCGAAGCTTGTAATTTCAGCCTTCATCAATTGCCTTCTTGAGTGACTCATCAAATCAGCAGTACCTAAAAAGTCAATACTGAGCAACCAGGTAAACCAATAAATACTCCTTTCAGTCACACAATTGCTACCACTCTTGAGAACACAGTAAAGCGTTTTATTGTTTATACTCATTTTCATTTACACATAGGAGGAACAATCAATGCAGTTCTATCACAGCAGGTGGACCATATCCTGAAACTCTGACTGCTGAATATGCGTAGACCTGTCTTAAGgtctgatctgaaaaaaaaaaaataaaaataggggGGAAGTAGGGAGGAGAGTAATTTCACTAACATCAGTTAATTCATGATTCATGGGTATTTATTTTGCAGGTGATATAGCTCTTCTGAAAGAGCAAACTGCTTCACTTCTTTACAAAGAACACTAAATAATGTAATTAGAGAATTCTAAATTTTGCAGTGGTTCATGCGGTAAGGGTGTGCAACTGacacaaaatggaaaacatgGTTACAACATCAAACTGCTACTTCTATTCCCAGCTGGTTTATGGAAAAGGTCACTGGACTTCTTGATTTCTGCTCTTGAGTTATGGAGTAGAAGCAAGAAGTATTTACTTTATAAAGGCAACTATGAGGACAGACTATAGATATGCAGTGCAGTTGAAAAGGTCTACAACTCGTTTCTATAGCATTTGTATTTGCTATCgttttgaaatacaaatataaaacttTTGCACACTGTCACTTCTCACACATGTTCAGCTGAAGGAGTCATTTACAGACTTTACTGTGATGCTCCTATTTTAAAcgctgctttttttctcctcttggcCTCATAAGTGAAGGGAGCAACTCTTTCCACTGAAAGAAATTACAGGTGTGCAGAAGTACAACTATGCTACCAACACAGACAGAGACAACTGTGCTCTTGTGCACACCCCTACAACCGGCCGGAGAACAAATTAAGAAGTTAAGCCTGCAAAATAAATGGAGTTTACTCTCAAACTTTTTCTTCAGTCCAGATGAATTATAGACCTTGATTCGAGGCTGCCCTCTTTTTTTGCAACTGATCTGCGTGACTATTGGTACAGCATCTCTGCCAGAGTCATTACACTGAAATGCAGAGCTGAGCAGTTTGGTGGCAGTATGTATTGACGTTTTTGCAGCATCATGAGTCTGGCAACTGGGCTTGGGGAAGTTTCAAGCAGTGGGTCTTTACAATAGCAACTTGATTCTgcagacaaaaagcaaaagattGGCAGAATTATTAAAGTATCACAATAAAGGCAAGTATGTATTCTGCAGAACGTGGCGCTGAGGTTAGCTATTAGCTGACCGCCACTTTTGACAGAGGCACAGAAAGGCACAGCTTTTCCGCGTGTGAAGAAAAAACCACAGAGGCGTCGAGTCTCTCACAGAAGCTAAAAGGCAGCTTTCCTCGCAGGATGCCGGCTCCCAATCCGCTCCGCTCCCAGTACGAGCAGCCGGAGCCATACGGCGGCCAGAAAGTAGGCTGAACTTTACAAGCAGCCTTCATCTGGGGCCTGTCCTACCTTCCtccctttccaaaaaaaaccccaaaaaaccgAACCCAAAACAACCCGACGCTGGCACCAGGGCTGCATCCGACTCCCTGCAAAGGGTTGCACCCCCGGCTGCCCAGCGATGCCTCCAGCTGCCGACGGGGGCCGGGAGGCGGTACCGGGGAACACCGCCGtgccgggggggggctgccctgccctgccctgcccggccctgccccgccggtCCCCGGGGAGCTCCGCAGGCGGGCTGGAGAGCAAGTGCCGTTTAGCACTAATTGGTCTAAACACGGGCATTAAGCATGCGAAATGGCGGCAGATTGGTTTAATAGGTGGAATAAAAAGCAGATTGCCGTGAGTCACTCCGtgcgaggaggggggggggacgggacacgacacacacacacacacacacacacacacacacacacacgcactgtGAAATGTCAGGAGCGCGCAGCATCGCCACTGTTCGCCGCCACTTGCAAAGGGGCTGAACACCAGCCAGGGGAGTGCCGTGCCGGCCCGACccacggctgggctgggctcggctcgaAGGGAGCCTTGCACGGCgctcctgcctccctcccgcGGGGCTCGCCCCCACCCCTCCGAGCGGGCTAGAAAGCAGCCGGTCCTGCCCGAGACGAGATGGAAGAGCTGTTTGTGGGGTCGTACCTCCTCCCCCCATTCCcgatccccgccccccccccccccccccccccggccttcCCGCCCCGAGCATCGGCCGctcgccgcggggggggggcggggggagggtgCGCAGGGAGCGCACCTACCTGTGGCGTCGGGCACGGGCGTGCAATGGGGGCAGCCCCGGAGAAACACATCGCGTTCAAAATTTTCAGCTTGTGCATCGGAAACGTATGAGTTTGTGGAAAGCTTGTTTGAAGTCTTCGTTAGACATAGTATAGATGATGGGGTTGATGAGGGAGTTGAGATATCCAAGCCACGTGAAAAAGTCAAAGATGGCCATGTGGAACCAGCAAGCGTCCTTGCAAATAGGCAACACCAGGCTGATGATGAAAAAGGGCAGCCAACAGACGATGAAGGCTCCTAAAATAATCCCTAAAGTCTTTGTAGCTTTCCGCTCTCTAGCAGCCGTGAGCTTCTTCTTCTCCAGCAGGGCGTCCGAGACCTTCACCTTCACCTGGTTCATGTACACAGGAGAGCCCGTTTCGCTGGATCCCTCGGGGGCCTTGGAGTTTATGGACGTGACGGAGGAGGACGACCCCGGGGAGTCTGTGATTAACTGAGCCCGCGTTAGTCTTTTGCCGGCTTTCTTTGGCGTCTGCTTCAAAATCCGCGATCTGGCTTCCACGTAGATCCTCCCGTAGAGGGCTATTAGCAGCAGAGTGGGGAAGTAGAAGGCTCCCACCGTGGAGTACACGGTGTAGAGGACGTGGTCCGTGTTCACCACACAGTGAGAGACTTCCTCGGCCTTCACCTGCCGCCAAAACAAAGGGGGCATGGAGATGCAGATGGAGAAAACCCATACCAGAGCGATCATGCCCGCTGCCCGCTTGGGAGTCCGTTTCGTGGAGTACTCGACGGCGTCGGTGATCGCCCAGTAGCGGTCCAGGGCGATGACACAGAGGTGCAGGATAGACGCCGTGCAACAGGTGATGTCCGAGGACAGCCAGATATCGCAGACGATCTGGCCCAGCGTCCACTTGCCGGTCACAGTGTACATGGTGCTGATGGGCATGACGAGGATGGAGACGAGGAGGTCGGTGACGGCCAGCGAGGCGATGAGATAGTTGGCCGGCGTGTGGAGTTTCCTCGTCTGGTAGACTGTGGCGATGACAAAGGCGTTGGAGAGCACCGTGGCCAGGGTGACGAGCGCCAGGACGACGGCGAGCACGATCTTCCCAGAGAGGGGGGTGGCGTCTTGGTAGTTCCCTTCCTCGGCGCTGCAGTTTCGGCCGTGGTAAGAGTCGTTCCCGGGGAGCAGCGGCGCCTGGCAGGGGCCGGCCGGCTCCATAcctccgcggccgccgcccccgcaGACGGCGGGGCTCGGCGCGGCACGGCGGGGCCGCTACCCCGGCAGGACCCCGTCGGCGCCGGGGGAGGGCTGCAGCATCCCCGCGCCGGCACcacctcccgcccgcccgcccgcccttcCGGGAGCGCCGAGCGGGCTCCGCGGAGCCTCACTCCCCGCAGGCGAGGGAGCCGGGCAAACCGGGGACCAGGcgtgcccgcccgccccgccagcTCATCGCTCCGCCACCTCCCCGCGGAGCGCGGCGAGCCCCGGGCATGGGGctcccgccccggccgcccctaggcgcagccccgccgcccgcggctcCGCTCCGCGTCTCGACGGGcgcagcggcagcggcggcgccgcATGCCCGCGGGCGGCGGCCTGGCCCCCCGGGCTGCGGGCGCGACGGCGCGGCCGCGGCGGCTGCGAGGGCAGTggagccgccccgccgggcccggccttCACACGCAGCCCGCCGCAGCAAGTTtgcagccgccgccgcgggtgcgggaggagcagaaggaggaggaagaggagggtctGCGGGAGGCAGGGGGGGAGACCACCTCCCATCGCGCCCTGCCGCGGGCCATGCTGTCGGGGCCCGGCCTCGGCCCAAGCGCCGGCAGCCGCGGGCAGGGGCCGGTGTGAGAGAGCGACGAGCAGCCGCCGCCCCTTATAtagcgggcggcgcggcgcggctccgCCGGCACCGAGCAACCGGTGCCGCTCCCGGGCgggccgcctgcccgcccgcccgcccgcggaggaggagccgccgcctCCCTCGGCCCTCCCTCTCGCAGCCCCCCGCCGTCCCacggcggggcccggccccgcgcaccGCCCTACTGCCggccccccgcccctgccccgccggcgTCGGGAGGAGCCCGAGctcaccccccgccccagccccgccgcagcGCGGAGGGGGAGCGGCCTCCGAGCCCTCCCCGCAGCCCGACGGGGCGTGCCACGACGCTGGGGGACGCGGTTCCCCCCCGGCCCTTCGCCTGCCCCATCCCTTTTCGCACCGCGCCCgctgggcggcgggggggggcggtgccccGCTCCCCACGGAGCCCGCTGGCCCCGCCGCCCCGTCCCACGCCGCGTGGCAGGTGCCGCTCGGTGCCGGCGCTGGGCGTGCGGGGACGGGCAGGGGCGAGCAGAACGGGGCGGGacgcggccgggccgggcggcagcgcggggccgccCGGCTGCCGGGGCTCTGCACCGCGGCGCGGCGGGTCCCGCTGCTGCGGAGGATGCGCGTCCCACCGGATCACATCGCCTGCTTTACACTCAAACTTTTCGCAATCCAGCGCCTCCTGGGCTCAGGCTTTCTCAccctttttttcatatttttttttttccctggtgtgCTTGGAAACGCACACCCGTGACTGAACAGCCCTGACGTGCCCTTCAGCGCTCAGGAGGCGGGGGCAGGAGGTGCACCGGGAGCACACGTTTGTCTAGGTCCTGAAACTCCTACCGGCGTTTGTTCTCCGCAGCCGCAGGAAAG
Proteins encoded in this region:
- the HTR1B gene encoding 5-hydroxytryptamine receptor 1B — translated: MEPAGPCQAPLLPGNDSYHGRNCSAEEGNYQDATPLSGKIVLAVVLALVTLATVLSNAFVIATVYQTRKLHTPANYLIASLAVTDLLVSILVMPISTMYTVTGKWTLGQIVCDIWLSSDITCCTASILHLCVIALDRYWAITDAVEYSTKRTPKRAAGMIALVWVFSICISMPPLFWRQVKAEEVSHCVVNTDHVLYTVYSTVGAFYFPTLLLIALYGRIYVEARSRILKQTPKKAGKRLTRAQLITDSPGSSSSVTSINSKAPEGSSETGSPVYMNQVKVKVSDALLEKKKLTAARERKATKTLGIILGAFIVCWLPFFIISLVLPICKDACWFHMAIFDFFTWLGYLNSLINPIIYTMSNEDFKQAFHKLIRFRCTS